A DNA window from Parus major isolate Abel chromosome 9, Parus_major1.1, whole genome shotgun sequence contains the following coding sequences:
- the SKIL gene encoding ski-like protein, with amino-acid sequence MESPQINFPLGLVSDQKRSRIQEDGSPPLKKAMTEMHVNNKVQVVINKLPTIKKENLDDYDETPVGADGEAAKPNSASLSEPLSLNPGLKHTLAQFHLSSQSSLGGPAAFSARYSQESMSPTVFLPLPSPQILSGPLLIPPDSSTELTQTLLEGESISCFKVGGEKRLCLPQVLNSVLRDFSLQQINTVCDELYIYCSRCTSDQLHILKVLGILPFNAPSCGLITLTDAQRLCNALLRPRTFPQSGSFLPGKNTLAQLKETGSAFEVEHECLGKCQGLFAPQFYLAPDDPCIQCLECYGMFSPQTFVMHSHRSPDKRTCHWGFESAKWHCYLHINQKYLGTSEERELKHLLEEMKEKFSEKNQKRARSKAEPQQNLELSQWYPVIKQETETDPQPPSFFHPSYYLYMCDKVVAPNVSLASQYKDVAKTTVKPSEVNKSSPGQSEKKLSSGKHKKAASYPELSLEEQEKIDLKTGVEQPNKRLDPPVSARSARGGKSERVSSKIPRDSGRGEGGADARTLSPTLMKDISCEDDKGRIMEEVMKTYIKQQEKLNTILRRKQQLQMEVEMLSNSKAMKELTEEQQNLQKELECLQAEHAQRMEEFYFEQRDLEKKLDQVLKQKCSCDSNLEKDKEAEYAAQLAELRQRLDHAEADRQELQDELRQEREAREKLEMMIKELKLQILKSSKNGKGK; translated from the exons ATGGAAAGCCCACAGATAAACTTCCCTCTAGGTCTGGTTTCAGACCAAAAAAGGAGCAGGATCCAAGAGGATGGGAGTCCTCCCCTGAAAAAAGCAATGACAGAAATGCATGTAAATAATAAAGTACAGGTCGTAATAAATAAATTGCCAAcaataaagaaggaaaacttgGATGACTATGATGAAACTCCAGTGGGGGCTGATGGGGAAGCCGCCAAGCCAAACAGTGCTTCACTTTCTGAGCCTTTGAGTTTAAATCCAGGTTTGAAACACACATTGGCACAGTTCCACCTAAGCAGCCAGAGTTCGCTGGGTGGACCTGCAGCTTTTTCAGCTCGGTATTCCCAGGAAAGTATGTCACCCACTGTCTTCCTGCCTCTGCCATCACCACAAATCCTCTCTGGTCCGCTGCTCATCCCTCCAGACAGCTCCACAGAACTCACCCAGACCCTGCTGGAGGGGGAATccatttcttgttttaaagttggaggagaaaaaagactTTGCTTGCCTCAAGTGTTGAATTCGGTTCTCCGAGACTTTTCCTTGCAGCAGATCAACACGGTGTGTGATGAGCTGTATATCTACTGCTCAAGGTGCACTTCTGACCAGCTTCACATCCTGAAGGTTTTGGGAATTCTTCCATTCAACGCTCCGTCCTGTGGGCTCATTACGCTGACGGACGCTCAGAGACTATGCAATGCTTTACTGCGCCCTCGCACTTTTCCCCAAAGTGGCAGTTTCCTCCCTGGCAAGAACACCTTGGCCCAGCTGAAAGAGACTGGCAGTGCCTTCGAAGTAGAGCATGAATGCCTGGGCAAGTGCCAGGGCTTGTTTGCACCTCAGTTCTACCTTGCCCCAGATGACCCGTGTATCCAGTGCTTGGAATGCTACGGGATGTTCTCACCCCAGACCTTCGTGATGCATTCACACCGATCCCCAGACAAGAGGACCTGCCACTGGGGGTTTGAGTCGGCCAAGTGGCACTGCTACCTGCACATTAACCAAAAATACCTGGGCACATCAGAGGAGAGAGAGCTGAAGCATCTCTTGGAGGAAATGAAGGAGAAATTCAGcgagaaaaatcagaaaagagcTCGGTCCAAA gcagagccacagcagaatCTGGAATTATCGCAGTGGTATCCAGTTATAAAGCAAGAAACAGAAACTGATCCTCAACCACCTTCCTTTTTCCACCCCAG TTACTACCTTTATATGTGTGATAAAGTGGTTGCCCCAAATGTGTCTCTTGCATCTCAATATAAGGATGTTGCAAAAACAACAGTAAAACCTTCAGAAGTTAATAAATCCTCACCTGGGCAGTCAGAGAAGAAGCTCAGTAGTGGAAAGCACAAAAAAGCTGCCTCCTATCCAGAGCTTTCTCTcgaagaacaggaaaaaattgaCTTGAAAACTGGTGTGGAGCAGCCAAATAAACGTTTAG ATCCTCCTGTGTCAGCTCGTTCTGCGAGAGGTGGAAAATCTGAGCGTGTTTCTTCCAAAATCCCCAGAGACTCTGGCCGTGGTGAGGGAGGTGCTGATGCACGTACCTTGTCCCCCACCCTCATGAAAGACATCAGCTGTGAGGATGACAAGGGAAGGATCATGGAAGAAGTAATGAAAACCTACAtcaagcagcaggagaagctgaaCACGATTTTGcggaggaagcagcagctccaaatg GAAGTGGAAATGTTAAGCAACTCTAAAGCTATGAAGGAACTgactgaagagcagcagaatttACAAAAAGAACTCGAATGTTTGCAAGCAGAGCATGCACAAAGAatggaagaattttattttgagcaGAGAGACTTGGAGAAGAAACTGGACCAAGtcttgaaacaaaaatgtagCTGTGACTCCAATTTGGAAAAAGATAAGGAAGCTGAATATGCAGCACAG CTGGCAGAGTTGAGGCAGAGGTTGGATCATGCAGAGGCAGATAGACAAGAGCTCCAGGATGAACTGAGACAGGAACGAGAGGCCCGTGAAAAACTGGAGATGATGATAAAAGAATTGAAGCTACAGATCCTGAAATCTtcaaaaaatgggaaaggaaaatag